In the genome of Acidobacteriota bacterium, one region contains:
- a CDS encoding sigma-70 family RNA polymerase sigma factor encodes MHLDDAAAVASAREGDQEAFRLLVDRHGRNLYRLAYRLTGRPEDAEDVVQEAFIRAYRQLATFEARANVGTWLYRIAFNCAIDYMRARPAREVTHEPGVLDGHAPPTALPSADDLVYAGEIDGRVRDALRGLTPQERTAFLLRHYHGCSIDEIGRALDLKTNAAKHAVFRAVRKLRIALGAFAAARVRS; translated from the coding sequence ATGCATCTGGACGACGCCGCAGCCGTCGCGAGCGCGCGCGAGGGCGATCAGGAGGCTTTCCGGCTGCTGGTGGATCGACACGGTCGCAATCTGTACCGGCTCGCCTACCGGCTCACCGGACGGCCCGAGGACGCCGAGGACGTCGTCCAGGAGGCGTTCATCCGGGCGTACCGGCAACTGGCCACCTTCGAGGCGCGCGCGAACGTCGGCACCTGGCTGTATCGCATCGCGTTCAACTGCGCGATCGACTACATGCGGGCACGGCCGGCGCGCGAGGTGACGCACGAGCCCGGGGTCCTCGATGGCCACGCGCCGCCGACCGCGCTGCCCTCGGCCGACGATCTCGTCTATGCGGGCGAAATCGACGGCCGTGTGCGCGACGCGCTGCGAGGGTTGACGCCGCAGGAGCGGACGGCGTTCCTGCTGCGCCACTACCACGGGTGCTCGATCGATGAAATCGGCCGGGCGCTCGATCTGAAGACGAACGCCGCGAAGCACGCCGTCTTTCGGGCGGTGAGGAAGCTGCGGATCGCGCTCGGCGCGTTCGCCGCGGCGCGTGTGCGGTCCTGA
- a CDS encoding HEAT repeat domain-containing protein has product MPAAPVVAPFASRDMQQLQDRMETLQRRLEDRWRLRLDDRAVEDLEREMARLSEEALRSDERVRRTLEQEVRRIAEDAQRDATRAADEARRHVADAFGLGGRDDARLIGEQARLVSEQARQMAEYARAQRDFLLRQAPQPPTPSPAPQPRVMAIRSRERDSDDVALYNSGLTLVQQRRYDRAIDQFDRVLAQKSARADGALYWKAFAQARLVRVDDALATLAALRRDHPQSRYLNDARVLEADVRKMTGQRVDPETLDANDEIKLLAINGIANTDPDRAIPLLEGVLNATNTLANKKRALYVLGLNDDPRAHQILLRYAKGAGTPELQLEAVRYLSLRRDGTNRDAELRDVYESTQDPAVRRAIIDAFRAAGDKGFLFAIARDKTVAVDLKRSAITGLATIAPPAELWTLYEQEPDAELRGQIVSAFGSLGATDQLLQIAKTDKDANVRLRALRALGAQNAEKTGTALVDLYGNEQDAAVRRAVMSSLAAQNNAEGLVAIARKETSLDLKREIVRRLSDLAPRNKVAAEYLMEVIK; this is encoded by the coding sequence GTGCCGGCGGCACCCGTCGTCGCGCCGTTCGCGTCTCGCGACATGCAGCAGCTCCAGGACCGGATGGAGACTTTGCAGCGCCGGCTCGAGGATCGATGGCGGTTGCGCCTCGACGATCGCGCCGTCGAGGATCTCGAGCGCGAGATGGCGCGCCTGAGCGAAGAGGCGCTGCGATCGGACGAGCGCGTGCGTCGCACGCTCGAGCAGGAAGTCCGCCGAATCGCCGAGGACGCGCAGCGCGACGCCACCCGCGCGGCCGACGAGGCACGGCGGCACGTCGCCGACGCTTTCGGGCTCGGCGGCCGCGACGACGCGCGGCTGATCGGCGAACAGGCGCGGCTCGTCAGCGAGCAGGCGCGGCAGATGGCGGAGTACGCGCGCGCGCAACGAGACTTCCTGCTGAGGCAGGCGCCGCAGCCACCCACGCCGTCGCCCGCGCCGCAGCCGCGCGTCATGGCCATTCGCAGCCGTGAGCGCGACAGCGACGACGTCGCGCTCTACAACAGCGGGCTGACGCTCGTGCAGCAGCGCCGATACGACCGGGCCATCGACCAGTTCGATCGCGTGCTCGCGCAGAAGAGCGCGCGCGCCGACGGGGCGCTCTACTGGAAAGCGTTCGCGCAGGCCCGGCTCGTGCGCGTCGACGACGCGCTCGCGACGCTGGCCGCGCTGCGCCGCGATCATCCGCAGAGCCGCTACCTGAACGACGCCAGGGTGCTCGAGGCCGACGTCCGGAAGATGACCGGCCAGCGCGTCGATCCGGAGACGCTCGACGCCAACGACGAGATCAAGCTGCTCGCCATCAACGGCATCGCCAATACCGATCCCGATCGCGCCATCCCGCTGCTCGAGGGCGTCCTGAACGCCACCAACACGCTGGCGAACAAGAAGCGCGCGCTCTACGTGCTCGGGTTGAACGACGACCCGCGCGCGCACCAGATCCTGCTGCGGTACGCGAAGGGCGCCGGCACGCCGGAGCTGCAGCTCGAGGCCGTGCGCTACCTCTCGCTGCGGCGGGACGGCACGAACCGCGACGCCGAGCTGCGTGACGTCTACGAGTCGACGCAGGATCCGGCCGTTCGCCGCGCCATCATCGACGCGTTCCGCGCGGCGGGCGACAAGGGCTTTCTCTTCGCGATCGCCAGGGACAAGACGGTCGCCGTGGATCTGAAGCGATCGGCCATCACCGGGCTGGCGACGATCGCGCCGCCGGCCGAGCTGTGGACGCTCTACGAGCAGGAGCCCGACGCGGAGCTGCGCGGCCAGATCGTCAGCGCGTTCGGCTCGCTCGGCGCCACCGACCAGTTGCTGCAGATCGCCAAGACCGACAAGGACGCGAACGTCAGGCTGCGCGCCCTCCGCGCGCTCGGCGCGCAGAACGCGGAGAAGACCGGCACGGCGCTGGTCGATCTCTACGGCAACGAACAGGATGCCGCCGTCCGGCGAGCCGTGATGTCATCGCTCGCCGCGCAGAACAACGCCGAGGGGCTCGTGGCCATCGCCCGCAAGGAGACCAGCCTGGATCTGAAGCGCGAAATCGTCCGGCGGCTCTCGGACCTCGCGCCGAGGAACAAGGTCGCGGCGGAGTACTTGATGGAAGTCATCAAGTGA
- a CDS encoding YqgE/AlgH family protein, with protein MSLAPALLLSMPQLVDPNFARSVVLLCEHQPEGAFGLIVNRPSELTAAEAVRLEPRIADPNALPLLLGGPVEPERGWILTAAKPEGVEARELGAGLHLSASPVLLRQVLTQRPLPRRTQVLAGYAGWGPGQLDAELAASAWLIMPVELDLIFEIPPAVVWDTAIRRLGADPNLLQMGHGVH; from the coding sequence ATGTCGCTCGCGCCCGCGCTGCTCCTGTCGATGCCGCAGCTGGTCGATCCGAACTTCGCGCGAAGCGTCGTGCTGCTGTGCGAGCACCAGCCCGAAGGCGCATTCGGATTGATCGTCAACCGGCCGTCCGAGCTGACGGCGGCCGAGGCCGTGCGGCTCGAGCCGCGGATTGCGGACCCCAACGCGCTGCCGCTGCTGCTCGGCGGCCCGGTGGAGCCGGAGCGCGGCTGGATCCTCACCGCGGCGAAGCCCGAGGGCGTCGAGGCGCGCGAGCTCGGCGCCGGACTCCACCTGTCGGCGTCGCCCGTGCTGCTCCGCCAGGTGCTGACGCAGCGGCCGCTGCCGCGCCGCACGCAGGTACTGGCCGGCTACGCCGGGTGGGGACCGGGCCAGCTCGATGCCGAGCTGGCGGCGTCCGCATGGCTCATCATGCCGGTCGAGCTCGACCTCATCTTCGAGATCCCTCCGGCCGTCGTGTGGGACACCGCAATCCGCCGGCTCGGTGCCGATCCGAACCTGCTCCAGATGGGGCATGGAGTGCATTGA
- the queG gene encoding tRNA epoxyqueuosine(34) reductase QueG, translating to MTSGDLKAAAAQCGFDLCGIASADRHPRLARLADWIADGHAGEMTYLAKSLDERLDPARVLVSARTVVSLAIVYNTASPYSASVTDPERVSISRYAWGADYHAVFRERLRELLRWMAAAHGPGLEAFSSVDAGPVQERVFAEQAGLGWIGKNTCLINATLGSWLFLGAIITNARMDLDTPPVDLCASCTRCLDACPTGALVEPYRLDATRCLSYLTIELRSSVPAAYRSALHPHVFGCDICQDVCPWNRRAAVSDDEAWQARPGLAYPRLLDLCRWTDEAWSARLRGSAMQRAGLTRIRRSLAFAASRLPGRLAVEALGVLAAHPTASRPDVADAIAWARGAIDATGRHAC from the coding sequence GTGACGTCGGGCGATCTCAAGGCGGCGGCTGCGCAGTGCGGGTTCGATCTCTGCGGCATCGCGTCCGCCGACCGCCATCCCCGCCTCGCGCGTCTGGCCGACTGGATTGCGGACGGTCATGCCGGCGAGATGACCTATCTCGCGAAGTCGCTCGACGAGCGCCTCGATCCCGCCCGCGTCCTCGTGAGCGCCCGCACCGTCGTCTCGCTCGCCATCGTCTACAACACCGCGTCGCCGTACTCCGCGAGCGTCACCGATCCGGAACGCGTGTCGATCTCCCGCTACGCGTGGGGCGCCGACTACCACGCCGTGTTCCGCGAGCGCCTTCGCGAGTTGCTGCGCTGGATGGCCGCGGCGCATGGGCCCGGGCTCGAGGCGTTTTCGTCGGTGGACGCCGGCCCGGTGCAGGAACGCGTGTTCGCGGAGCAGGCCGGCCTCGGCTGGATCGGCAAGAACACCTGCCTCATCAACGCGACGCTCGGATCGTGGCTCTTCCTCGGTGCCATCATCACCAACGCGCGGATGGATCTCGATACGCCGCCGGTTGATCTGTGCGCGTCGTGTACGCGATGCCTCGACGCCTGTCCCACCGGCGCGCTCGTCGAGCCCTATCGGCTCGATGCGACGAGGTGCCTGTCCTACCTGACGATCGAGCTGAGATCGTCGGTGCCGGCGGCCTACCGCAGCGCCCTGCATCCGCACGTGTTCGGATGCGACATCTGTCAGGACGTCTGCCCGTGGAACCGCCGGGCGGCCGTGTCGGACGACGAGGCCTGGCAGGCACGGCCCGGGCTCGCGTATCCGCGGCTGCTCGACCTCTGCCGCTGGACGGACGAGGCGTGGAGCGCGCGGCTCAGGGGCAGCGCGATGCAGCGCGCCGGCCTCACGCGGATCCGACGCTCGCTCGCGTTCGCCGCGTCACGATTGCCGGGGCGGCTCGCCGTCGAGGCGCTCGGCGTGCTGGCCGCGCATCCGACGGCCTCCCGACCCGACGTGGCGGACGCGATCGCGTGGGCTCGCGGCGCGATCGACGCGACGGGTCGTCACGCGTGCTGA
- the acnA gene encoding aconitate hydratase AcnA translates to MSLNSFGTRTPLTVGSETVDIYSLPALERAGIGDLGRLPFSLKILLENLLRREDGAFVKADDIRALASWTPEMSGSREISFMPARVLLQDFTGVPCVVDLAAMRDGIVQLGGDPERVNPLQPVELVIDHSVQVDYFGTADAFRRNAELDYERNRERYVFLRWGQKALRNFRVVPPATGIVHQVNIEYLARVVCRGDVNGRPTAYPDTVFGTDSHTTMVNGLGVVGWGVGGIEAEAAMLGQPSSMLIPPVVGYRLTGQLPEGTTATDLVLTITEALRKKGVVGAFVEFYGPGLEHLTIADRATLGNMCPEYGATVAIFPIDEMTLAYLRFSGRDPAQVALVEAYAKAQGLFRTETTPDAQYSATLSLDLSTVVPSLAGPRRPQDRVALSNVKQSFAGALPDLQKGLKKPAAASATAAGGAAVAEAVQTQLEHGSVVIAAITSCTNTSNPSVMIAAGLLAKKAVERGLVRKPWVKTSLAPGSKVVTDYFEKAGLQPYLDELGFNTVGYGCTTCIGNSGPLPDDIAAEVRDRQLVVCAVLSGNRNFEGRIQPDVRANYLASPPLVVAYAIAGSLNVDLTTEPLGIGRHGAPVYLRDIWPSQAEIQQTMLSAVSAEMFQREYAGVFDGDARWRELPTPTGDRFAWDEQSTYVRRPPFLEHLSPEPGIPAEIVNARALAMLGDSITTDHISPAGSIKADSPAGRYLMSLGVAPKDFNSYGARRGNHEVMMRGTFANVRLRNLLAPGTEGGWTTYMPDGTVMSIYDASVKYREAGVSLIVLAGKEYGSGSSRDWAAKGTMLLGVKAVLAESFERIHRSNLVNMGVLPLEFPRGEGATSLGLTGTEVFYLTGSGLSLTPRGRVFVQARRDDGGTAEFMAVVRIDTPEELVAYRHGGILPYVLRRLAGH, encoded by the coding sequence ATGTCACTCAACTCCTTCGGCACGCGCACCCCTCTCACGGTTGGCTCAGAGACGGTCGACATCTACAGCCTGCCGGCGCTCGAGCGCGCCGGCATCGGCGATCTCGGCCGGCTGCCGTTTTCGCTGAAGATCCTGCTCGAGAACCTCCTGCGGCGCGAAGACGGCGCGTTCGTGAAGGCCGACGACATCCGCGCGCTCGCGTCGTGGACGCCGGAGATGTCGGGCAGCCGCGAGATCTCGTTCATGCCGGCGCGGGTGCTCCTGCAGGACTTCACGGGTGTGCCGTGCGTCGTCGATCTCGCCGCCATGCGCGACGGGATCGTGCAGCTCGGCGGCGATCCCGAGCGCGTGAACCCGCTCCAGCCCGTCGAGCTCGTGATCGATCACTCGGTGCAGGTGGACTACTTCGGCACCGCGGACGCCTTCCGCCGCAACGCGGAGCTGGACTACGAGCGCAATCGCGAGCGCTACGTGTTCCTGCGCTGGGGACAGAAGGCGCTCCGCAACTTCAGGGTCGTGCCTCCCGCGACCGGCATCGTGCACCAGGTGAACATCGAGTACCTCGCGCGTGTCGTCTGCCGCGGCGACGTGAACGGCCGGCCGACCGCGTATCCCGACACGGTCTTCGGCACCGACTCGCACACGACGATGGTCAACGGGCTGGGCGTGGTCGGCTGGGGCGTCGGCGGCATCGAGGCGGAAGCCGCGATGCTCGGGCAGCCGAGCTCGATGCTGATCCCGCCGGTGGTCGGCTATCGGCTCACCGGTCAGTTGCCGGAGGGAACCACGGCGACCGACCTCGTGCTGACCATCACCGAAGCGCTGCGGAAGAAAGGCGTCGTCGGGGCGTTCGTCGAGTTCTACGGGCCGGGCCTGGAGCACCTGACGATCGCGGACCGGGCGACGCTCGGCAACATGTGCCCCGAGTACGGGGCGACGGTGGCGATCTTTCCGATCGACGAGATGACGCTGGCGTACCTGCGCTTCAGCGGGCGCGACCCGGCGCAGGTGGCGCTCGTGGAGGCGTACGCGAAGGCCCAGGGGCTGTTCAGAACGGAGACGACGCCCGACGCGCAGTACAGCGCGACGCTGTCGCTGGATCTCTCCACGGTCGTGCCGAGCCTGGCCGGTCCGCGCCGGCCGCAGGATCGTGTCGCGCTGTCGAACGTCAAGCAGTCGTTCGCAGGGGCGCTGCCCGATCTGCAGAAAGGGCTGAAGAAGCCGGCGGCGGCGAGCGCGACGGCCGCAGGCGGCGCGGCCGTGGCCGAGGCGGTCCAGACGCAACTCGAGCACGGATCCGTCGTGATCGCCGCGATCACGAGCTGCACCAACACGTCGAACCCCAGCGTGATGATTGCTGCGGGACTGCTCGCCAAGAAAGCCGTGGAACGCGGGCTCGTGCGCAAGCCGTGGGTGAAGACGAGCCTCGCGCCAGGATCGAAGGTCGTCACCGACTACTTCGAGAAAGCCGGGCTGCAGCCGTATCTCGACGAGCTGGGGTTCAACACGGTCGGCTACGGATGCACGACCTGCATCGGCAACAGCGGTCCGCTGCCGGACGACATCGCGGCGGAAGTGCGCGATCGGCAGCTCGTCGTCTGCGCCGTGCTCTCGGGCAACCGCAACTTCGAGGGACGGATCCAGCCGGACGTGCGGGCCAATTACCTCGCGTCCCCGCCGCTCGTGGTCGCCTACGCCATCGCCGGCTCGTTGAACGTCGACCTCACGACCGAGCCGCTCGGCATCGGGCGGCACGGCGCGCCGGTCTACCTCAGGGACATCTGGCCCAGCCAGGCCGAGATCCAGCAGACGATGCTCTCGGCCGTGTCGGCGGAGATGTTCCAGCGCGAGTACGCGGGCGTCTTCGACGGCGACGCCCGCTGGCGCGAGCTGCCGACGCCCACGGGCGATCGCTTCGCCTGGGACGAACAGTCGACCTACGTCCGGCGGCCGCCGTTCCTCGAGCACCTTTCGCCGGAGCCGGGCATCCCCGCGGAAATCGTCAACGCCCGGGCGCTCGCCATGCTCGGCGACAGCATCACGACCGACCACATCTCGCCGGCCGGCTCGATCAAAGCGGACAGCCCGGCCGGCCGGTACCTCATGTCGCTCGGCGTGGCGCCGAAGGACTTCAACTCGTACGGCGCGCGGCGCGGCAACCACGAGGTCATGATGCGCGGGACGTTCGCGAACGTCCGGCTGCGGAACCTGCTGGCGCCCGGCACCGAGGGCGGCTGGACGACCTACATGCCCGACGGCACCGTGATGTCGATCTACGACGCGTCGGTGAAGTACCGCGAAGCCGGCGTGTCGCTGATCGTGCTGGCCGGCAAGGAGTACGGATCGGGTTCGTCTCGAGACTGGGCGGCAAAGGGCACGATGCTGCTCGGCGTGAAGGCGGTGCTCGCCGAGAGCTTCGAGCGCATCCACCGCAGCAACCTCGTGAACATGGGCGTGCTGCCGCTGGAATTCCCGCGCGGGGAGGGTGCGACGTCGCTCGGCCTGACCGGCACCGAGGTCTTCTACCTGACGGGATCCGGCCTGTCGCTCACGCCGCGCGGGCGCGTGTTCGTCCAGGCGCGGCGCGACGATGGCGGCACGGCGGAGTTCATGGCCGTCGTGCGGATCGACACACCCGAGGAGCTGGTCGCGTACCGGCACGGCGGCATCCTGCCGTACGTGCTGCGACGGCTGGCCGGACACTGA
- a CDS encoding matrixin family metalloprotease codes for MTCRAAAFLAGILALALTADLEAYLKLGYPLGDRVIALRWSDMPVRYYVTGRGVAGVTAAALEERVAAGFATWGAGSNVVVSGQFGGFVAAEPDVDDGLTVVGFRTRDDLDHVLGATSFTVDDMSGRLVEADIFLNSRFPWSVSSGGESGRYDVQSIATHEIGHLLGLSHSALGETTVAGGGRTVQAKAAVMFPIAYPSGNIRDRALTPDDEAAIADVYGTLDARRTLGSITGRVTANGAGVFGAHVVAFSPATGVSIGGFTLSRDGQYVIGGLPSGFYIVRAEPLDDADLDSFFDDSAPVTLGFSPAYAATLVGVPEGGAASAPDIKVTPK; via the coding sequence GTGACCTGCCGGGCGGCGGCCTTCCTCGCCGGTATCCTCGCGCTGGCGCTGACGGCCGATCTGGAGGCGTATCTCAAGCTGGGCTATCCGCTCGGCGACCGCGTGATCGCGCTGCGGTGGTCGGACATGCCGGTCCGCTACTACGTCACCGGCCGAGGCGTGGCTGGCGTGACCGCCGCGGCGCTCGAGGAACGCGTCGCCGCAGGCTTCGCGACCTGGGGGGCGGGATCGAACGTGGTGGTGTCGGGACAGTTCGGCGGGTTCGTCGCCGCAGAACCGGACGTCGACGACGGCCTCACGGTCGTCGGCTTCCGGACGCGAGACGATCTCGATCACGTGCTCGGCGCCACGTCCTTCACGGTGGACGACATGAGCGGCCGCCTGGTCGAGGCCGACATCTTCCTCAACTCGCGTTTCCCGTGGTCCGTGTCCTCCGGCGGTGAGTCGGGACGCTACGACGTGCAGTCGATCGCCACGCACGAGATCGGGCATCTGCTCGGCCTGAGCCACTCGGCGCTCGGGGAGACGACGGTCGCAGGCGGCGGCCGGACCGTCCAGGCCAAGGCCGCCGTGATGTTCCCGATCGCGTACCCGTCCGGCAACATTCGCGACCGCGCGCTCACTCCGGACGACGAGGCCGCGATCGCCGACGTCTACGGCACGCTCGACGCGCGGCGCACGCTGGGCTCGATCACGGGCCGCGTGACGGCGAACGGCGCCGGCGTGTTCGGCGCGCACGTCGTGGCGTTCAGCCCGGCGACCGGCGTGTCGATCGGCGGGTTCACGCTCTCGCGCGACGGCCAGTACGTGATCGGCGGGCTGCCGAGCGGGTTCTACATCGTGCGCGCGGAGCCGCTCGACGACGCCGACCTCGACAGCTTCTTCGACGATTCGGCGCCGGTCACGCTGGGGTTCTCCCCGGCGTACGCGGCGACGCTCGTCGGCGTTCCCGAAGGCGGCGCCGCGAGCGCGCCCGACATCAAGGTGACGCCGAAGTGA
- the lpxB gene encoding lipid-A-disaccharide synthase — protein sequence MSQATGSPAERPARGLRVMMSCGEASGDLYAAALARALRVVDPAVDVFGFGGPRLAAAGADLVGSYAGVSVTGLSEAGAVLARSWAMLRRLGEAARVRRPDVFVAIDFPDFNFRLLPVVHALGIPIVYYVSPQLWAWRAGRMATLRRYVAKMLVIFPFEAPLYERAGVPVEFVGHPLVDLARRTHEREAWLREVGLDPGAPVVALLPGSRANEIRRILPAMAAALPLIRRDVPRAQFVVARAPSLDDALFEPLRTQVAAPLALVADATDEVLASADVAVTASGTATVQTALHGTPMVIVYRVSPLTYAVGRRLVRVPSFGMVNLIAGRRVVPELIQHEYTAASVAREVVSLLSDPSRIAEVRRDLADVVAALGGPGASARAAVAIRDVAWRAAPRG from the coding sequence GTGTCTCAGGCGACGGGTTCGCCGGCCGAACGTCCGGCACGCGGCCTGCGGGTCATGATGTCGTGCGGCGAGGCGTCCGGCGACCTGTACGCCGCCGCACTGGCGCGCGCGCTGCGCGTCGTCGATCCCGCCGTCGACGTGTTCGGGTTCGGCGGGCCGCGCCTGGCCGCGGCCGGCGCGGATCTCGTCGGCAGCTACGCCGGCGTGTCGGTCACGGGCCTGTCGGAAGCCGGCGCCGTGCTGGCCCGATCGTGGGCGATGCTGCGCCGGCTCGGCGAGGCGGCGCGTGTCCGTCGGCCGGACGTCTTCGTCGCGATTGACTTTCCGGATTTCAACTTCCGGCTGCTGCCGGTCGTCCACGCGCTCGGGATCCCGATCGTGTACTACGTGAGCCCGCAGCTCTGGGCGTGGCGCGCCGGCCGCATGGCGACCCTCCGGCGATACGTCGCGAAGATGCTCGTCATCTTTCCGTTCGAAGCGCCGCTCTACGAGCGCGCGGGCGTGCCGGTCGAGTTCGTCGGCCATCCGCTCGTCGATCTCGCACGCCGCACGCACGAGCGTGAGGCCTGGCTGCGGGAGGTCGGCCTGGACCCGGGCGCGCCGGTCGTCGCGCTGCTGCCGGGCAGCCGCGCCAACGAGATCCGGCGCATCCTGCCGGCAATGGCGGCCGCGCTGCCGCTCATCCGCCGGGACGTCCCGCGCGCGCAGTTCGTCGTCGCGCGCGCCCCGTCGCTCGACGATGCGCTGTTCGAGCCGCTGCGCACGCAGGTGGCGGCGCCGCTCGCGCTCGTCGCCGATGCGACCGATGAGGTCCTCGCGTCGGCCGACGTGGCCGTGACGGCGTCCGGCACCGCGACGGTGCAGACCGCGCTCCACGGTACGCCGATGGTGATCGTCTATCGCGTGTCGCCGCTGACCTATGCCGTGGGCCGCCGTCTGGTGCGCGTGCCATCGTTCGGCATGGTGAATCTCATCGCGGGCCGTCGCGTCGTGCCGGAGCTGATCCAGCACGAGTACACCGCCGCGAGCGTCGCGCGCGAGGTCGTGTCGCTGCTGAGCGATCCGTCGAGGATCGCCGAGGTCCGGCGCGACCTCGCGGACGTCGTCGCGGCGCTCGGCGGGCCGGGCGCATCGGCGCGCGCCGCCGTCGCGATCCGCGACGTGGCATGGCGCGCGGCACCACGGGGGTAG
- a CDS encoding insulinase family protein: protein MIARRPDVVAALVAACLTISAPVRSQEWPREQPPGPLAPKHVDLQPYALRTLPNGLQVLVVLHHEQPSVSFRLLVRAGVVQEPEDRPGVASFVAALLNKGTTTRSAEQIATTIDSAGGVMGVVGGAELTFVNGAVIKDQTDVALGLMSDIVQHPAFSAEELELHRRQSLSGLQVAYDDPEYLASTVFDRLVFGKHPYGRPNEGTPDSIGRITRDDLVAYHRTWFVPNNALLAIVGDLTVDEAFAAAERTFASWQRREVPTVGMAAPPPPARRVVVVDRPGSAQTEIRVGHLAVSRTHPDYLALDLGVRILGGEGANRLFGVLRSDRGLTYGASATYRAFRTSGEIVAETNTRTATTGESLRLMVDEFVRLQRDAVHPGELRGAQDFIAGHFPLSIESPSAIAEQVLSHLFYGLDLKEIDQYLDKVTTVTPGDIQRIARELLKPDQLSIVLVGDANGFVPQLKAAGFPEFERISVQDLDIDSPTLRTARAGRTAGAN, encoded by the coding sequence ATGATCGCGCGCCGTCCCGACGTCGTCGCCGCGCTCGTCGCCGCGTGCCTCACGATCTCGGCGCCCGTGCGATCCCAGGAGTGGCCGCGCGAGCAGCCGCCCGGTCCGCTCGCGCCGAAGCACGTGGACCTGCAGCCGTACGCGCTCCGCACGCTGCCCAACGGACTTCAGGTGCTGGTCGTCCTGCACCACGAGCAGCCGTCGGTGAGCTTCCGGCTCCTTGTCCGCGCCGGTGTGGTCCAGGAGCCCGAGGACCGGCCCGGCGTCGCGAGCTTCGTCGCCGCGCTGCTCAACAAGGGCACGACGACGCGGTCGGCCGAGCAGATCGCCACGACGATCGATTCGGCCGGCGGCGTCATGGGCGTGGTCGGCGGCGCGGAGCTGACGTTCGTCAACGGCGCGGTCATCAAGGATCAGACGGACGTCGCGCTCGGCCTGATGTCCGACATCGTGCAGCATCCGGCCTTCTCGGCCGAAGAGCTCGAGCTGCACCGCCGGCAGTCGCTGTCGGGCCTGCAGGTCGCCTACGACGATCCCGAGTACCTCGCCTCGACCGTCTTCGATCGGCTGGTGTTCGGGAAACATCCGTACGGGCGGCCGAACGAAGGCACGCCAGACTCGATCGGCCGCATCACGCGCGACGATCTCGTCGCGTACCACCGGACGTGGTTCGTGCCGAACAACGCGCTGCTCGCCATCGTCGGCGATCTCACCGTTGACGAGGCGTTCGCGGCCGCCGAGCGCACGTTCGCGTCCTGGCAGCGGCGCGAGGTGCCAACCGTCGGGATGGCCGCGCCGCCGCCGCCGGCCCGCCGGGTCGTCGTCGTCGATCGGCCAGGCTCCGCCCAGACCGAGATCCGTGTCGGGCACCTCGCGGTCTCTCGGACGCACCCCGACTACCTGGCGCTCGATCTCGGCGTCCGGATTCTGGGCGGCGAGGGGGCCAACCGCCTCTTCGGCGTGCTCCGCTCCGATCGGGGGCTGACCTACGGCGCGTCGGCGACCTACCGCGCCTTCCGCACGAGCGGCGAGATCGTCGCCGAGACCAACACCCGCACGGCCACGACGGGCGAGTCGCTGCGGCTCATGGTGGACGAGTTCGTCCGGCTGCAGCGCGACGCGGTCCATCCGGGCGAACTGCGAGGCGCGCAGGACTTCATCGCCGGGCATTTCCCGCTCAGCATCGAATCGCCGTCGGCGATCGCCGAGCAGGTGCTCTCGCACCTTTTCTACGGGCTCGATCTGAAGGAGATCGATCAGTACCTCGACAAGGTCACGACCGTGACGCCGGGCGACATCCAGCGCATCGCGCGCGAGCTGCTGAAGCCGGATCAGTTGTCGATCGTGCTCGTCGGCGACGCCAACGGCTTCGTGCCCCAGTTGAAGGCGGCGGGGTTCCCCGAGTTCGAGCGGATCAGCGTCCAGGACCTGGACATCGATTCCCCTACGCTCCGCACCGCCCGCGCCGGACGGACCGCCGGCGCGAACTGA